A genomic stretch from Marinimicrobium sp. C6131 includes:
- a CDS encoding PAS domain-containing protein: MKISVNQRDQTGTRRNTSKYRQISVAAFLLIFAADIVTPLGIAHGILYLLVIALANQTQDRGWVLNIGLWSLLLCSAGLVLADLPEGFPLVAVLVNRLLSLLAISVTLTISLRWLATRQAQDDTRRQLESCQRRLQQAQATLDMLSHQAGIGYWCYDKASQTFHRSELINPIVGLSAGEPPPADGALSFFPEPGRTQVVAAFDECVERGKPYTQQLPLITRSGQQRLVQTSGRPLFDHHGIQIGVVGTLEDLTGTTHSNNRFADNARALQAQLDALPVTVWSALSDGSIDYFNQALSDYSGVPRETLSAPGEWLMLLHPDDQERCVQTWTQCIQTGRPYSIQFRIRRYDGQYRWHQVQATPARDINGNIIKWYGSAVEIPESAVTV; this comes from the coding sequence ATGAAGATCAGTGTAAACCAACGTGATCAAACCGGCACCCGTCGCAACACGTCAAAATATCGGCAGATTTCAGTCGCTGCATTTCTATTGATTTTTGCCGCCGACATAGTGACGCCTCTTGGTATCGCTCATGGCATTCTCTACCTGCTCGTAATCGCCCTTGCCAATCAGACACAAGATAGGGGTTGGGTGCTGAACATAGGGCTTTGGTCGCTCCTGTTGTGCAGTGCAGGCCTCGTGCTCGCCGATTTGCCCGAGGGATTCCCTCTGGTGGCTGTGCTGGTTAATCGGCTACTCAGCCTTCTCGCCATCAGTGTTACCCTGACAATAAGCCTACGCTGGCTGGCGACTCGTCAAGCGCAGGACGACACCCGGCGGCAACTGGAGTCCTGCCAGCGCCGCCTCCAACAAGCGCAAGCCACTCTGGACATGTTGAGCCATCAGGCCGGTATCGGCTACTGGTGTTATGACAAGGCCAGTCAGACATTCCACCGCTCGGAGCTGATCAATCCGATCGTTGGTCTGTCAGCGGGCGAGCCCCCACCAGCCGATGGTGCCTTGAGTTTTTTCCCGGAGCCCGGCCGCACGCAAGTGGTCGCCGCATTCGATGAGTGCGTTGAACGTGGCAAACCTTATACTCAACAATTGCCTCTCATCACTCGCAGCGGACAACAGCGATTGGTGCAAACCTCAGGGCGCCCTCTGTTCGATCATCACGGGATACAAATTGGCGTTGTCGGCACCCTCGAAGACCTGACCGGAACCACTCACTCCAACAACCGGTTTGCGGATAACGCCCGCGCGCTACAGGCACAATTAGACGCGTTACCGGTCACGGTTTGGAGTGCCCTTTCCGACGGTTCAATCGATTATTTTAACCAGGCCCTGAGTGACTATTCTGGGGTGCCACGGGAAACGCTGTCGGCACCAGGAGAATGGCTGATGTTATTGCATCCCGACGATCAGGAACGCTGTGTTCAGACCTGGACCCAATGCATACAAACGGGTCGTCCTTATAGCATTCAGTTTCGCATCCGTCGCTACGATGGACAGTACCGTTGGCACCAGGTTCAGGCGACCCCTGCGCGGGACATCAACGGCAACATCATTAAATGGTATGGCAGCGCCGTTGAAATTCCGGAGTCGGCGGTGACAGTCTGA
- a CDS encoding IS110 family transposase: MAKLTTIGIDLAKNEFAVYGLGPNGQCGWRRKLRRKQLLNQMAKLAPCKVAMEACASAHYWGRKLQALGHEVKLLPAQHVKAYLRGQKNDYNDAQAIAEACEHGRIRPVAIKSIEQQDEQMLHKLRRSVIAERTRMGNRLRGLLAEYGVIIPEGIAALRRELPLALEDAENELSPRARQLLHRQYQRFLEVEEELAWYDQEVKRQAKADEVCQRLDALPGVGPVVASQLKGWMGDGQQFGRGRDASAALGVIPRQNSTGGKEVLLGISKRGDPYVRAQVIHGARAVVSRADQKSDPLSRWIQRIKAERGFNKATVALANKLVRMAWVIIARGERYRPIEERMAG; this comes from the coding sequence ATGGCAAAGCTTACAACGATTGGCATTGACCTCGCAAAGAATGAGTTTGCAGTGTACGGACTGGGCCCGAATGGCCAGTGCGGGTGGAGGCGCAAATTGCGCCGCAAGCAACTGCTTAATCAGATGGCAAAGCTGGCCCCTTGCAAGGTAGCCATGGAAGCCTGCGCCAGCGCCCATTACTGGGGGCGCAAGCTACAGGCACTGGGGCACGAAGTGAAGCTGCTGCCGGCCCAGCATGTGAAGGCGTATCTGCGGGGCCAGAAGAACGACTACAACGATGCCCAGGCGATCGCCGAGGCCTGTGAGCACGGACGAATCCGCCCGGTGGCGATCAAGAGTATCGAGCAGCAGGATGAGCAGATGCTGCACAAGCTGCGCCGCAGCGTGATCGCTGAGCGCACCCGGATGGGCAACCGGCTGCGAGGCTTGCTCGCCGAGTACGGTGTCATCATCCCTGAGGGGATAGCGGCCCTGCGCCGGGAACTGCCCCTGGCGCTGGAGGATGCCGAGAACGAGTTGAGCCCACGGGCTCGGCAGTTGCTGCACCGTCAGTATCAGCGCTTCCTGGAGGTAGAAGAGGAGTTGGCCTGGTATGACCAGGAGGTGAAGCGACAGGCCAAAGCCGATGAGGTCTGCCAACGCCTGGATGCGCTGCCGGGTGTTGGCCCGGTGGTAGCCAGCCAGCTCAAAGGCTGGATGGGCGATGGCCAGCAGTTCGGCCGGGGGCGGGATGCCTCGGCGGCACTGGGGGTAATACCGAGACAGAACAGCACCGGTGGCAAGGAGGTCCTTCTGGGGATCAGCAAACGGGGTGATCCCTATGTGCGGGCGCAGGTGATCCACGGAGCTCGGGCGGTGGTGTCACGAGCGGACCAGAAAAGCGACCCGCTCAGCCGCTGGATCCAGCGCATCAAGGCCGAGCGGGGGTTCAACAAAGCCACCGTAGCGCTGGCCAACAAGTTAGTCCGCATGGCCTGGGTGATCATCGCCCGAGGCGAGCGGTACCGGCCGATCGAGGAGCGAATGGCCGGATAA
- a CDS encoding sensor histidine kinase, whose product MAEGASTISEKSVARARADVVSLRPSALRPAGEGAGGARDQGFDLFEDLSQRLVTSHEMLERQVAKLSGEVSSLEKERREAQLEKEKFANRLDNLINFLPGGVIVLDSTGRVTEANPVAVDLLGEPLEGMPWREVIARSFKPRSDDGHEVSLQDGRRIRIATRNLGVDGQIILLTDLTETRRLQSELSRHERLSAMGKMMSALAHQIRTPLSTAMLYAGHLRNSELDESRRGEFTDKLSSRLNHIERQIQDMLLFVKGELPLNDYITVEDLQSGLAEALEVPLNTSASHCQWLNSCAHVRLRCNREALIGALQNLSNNSIQAVGKGAELLINFKHEVVRGQHWLAIHLTDKGPGIDPELLPRVRDLFVTTKSQGTGLGLAVVQAVARAHGGAFDLRSEVGQGTHATVLLPLAQSFK is encoded by the coding sequence ATGGCTGAGGGTGCATCGACCATTTCCGAGAAGTCCGTCGCCCGCGCCAGGGCCGACGTGGTCAGTCTACGACCGTCGGCGCTACGCCCCGCAGGTGAAGGGGCGGGTGGCGCGCGCGACCAGGGCTTTGACCTGTTTGAGGATCTGTCGCAGCGGCTGGTGACGTCTCACGAAATGCTGGAACGGCAGGTGGCGAAGCTCAGTGGCGAGGTGTCCAGCCTCGAAAAAGAGCGCCGTGAGGCTCAGCTTGAAAAGGAAAAATTCGCCAACCGCCTCGATAACCTGATCAATTTTCTGCCGGGTGGTGTGATCGTGCTCGATTCCACGGGACGGGTGACCGAAGCCAACCCCGTGGCGGTGGACCTGTTGGGTGAACCACTGGAGGGGATGCCCTGGCGCGAGGTCATCGCACGCTCGTTCAAGCCGCGCAGCGATGACGGCCATGAGGTGTCTCTGCAGGACGGACGGCGCATTCGTATTGCCACCCGCAATCTGGGCGTGGACGGGCAGATTATCCTGCTGACGGACCTGACCGAAACCCGGCGGTTACAGAGCGAGCTCAGTCGGCACGAACGACTGTCCGCTATGGGCAAAATGATGTCCGCGCTGGCCCACCAGATTCGCACGCCGCTCTCGACCGCCATGTTATACGCCGGGCACCTGCGCAACAGTGAGCTGGACGAGTCGCGTCGCGGTGAGTTTACCGACAAACTATCCAGCCGGCTCAATCATATTGAACGGCAGATTCAGGACATGTTGCTGTTTGTCAAAGGCGAGCTGCCCCTGAATGACTACATCACCGTGGAAGATCTGCAAAGTGGCCTGGCGGAAGCGCTGGAAGTGCCGCTGAACACCTCCGCCAGCCACTGTCAGTGGTTGAACAGTTGTGCCCACGTGCGTCTGCGTTGTAATCGCGAAGCGCTGATTGGTGCCTTGCAGAACCTGTCGAATAACAGTATCCAGGCGGTCGGCAAGGGCGCCGAGCTGTTGATCAACTTCAAACATGAAGTGGTGCGAGGCCAGCACTGGCTGGCGATTCACCTGACCGACAAGGGGCCCGGTATTGACCCGGAGTTACTGCCCCGGGTGCGAGACCTGTTTGTCACCACCAAGTCCCAGGGAACCGGTCTGGGGTTGGCGGTGGTGCAGGCGGTTGCGAGAGCGCACGGTGGTGCCTTTGATCTGCGCTCGGAAGTCGGGCAGGGCACGCATGCCACCGTATTGTTGCCGTTGGCTCAGTCCTTCAAGTAA
- a CDS encoding EAL domain-containing protein: MNKSKVKIMTVDDDEFMRRLISRLLTKLGYVMIKEVDGGRRAVDLLRALKTPPDVLILDLKMPDLDGIEVVRHLVELKFPGQLILLSGEEERLLRTAQNLVHAHNIPVLGYLTKPVDDRELGLLMDKLLNQAPARLARNNQSVTAEELREAIARNELFNEYQPVVSLVDGELASLEVLVRWQHPKHGRVMPDQFIYLAEEQGLIDDLTRWVIGEALQQSMRWKKMVFTVLCRSICRWIIWNSWISRIGCRVRFRMPT; this comes from the coding sequence ATGAACAAGAGCAAAGTCAAAATCATGACGGTGGACGACGACGAATTTATGCGCCGTCTGATCAGTCGCCTACTGACGAAGCTCGGTTATGTCATGATCAAAGAAGTTGATGGAGGTCGCCGAGCCGTAGATCTGTTGCGTGCGTTGAAAACACCGCCGGACGTTCTGATTCTCGACCTGAAAATGCCGGATCTGGATGGTATAGAAGTGGTCCGGCATCTGGTTGAGTTGAAGTTCCCCGGGCAGCTGATTTTGCTGAGTGGCGAGGAGGAACGTCTGTTGCGCACGGCACAGAATCTGGTTCACGCACACAACATTCCCGTGTTGGGTTATTTGACCAAGCCGGTGGACGACCGGGAACTCGGACTGTTAATGGACAAACTGCTCAACCAGGCGCCGGCGCGACTGGCGAGGAATAACCAGTCAGTCACCGCTGAAGAGCTGCGCGAAGCCATCGCCCGCAATGAACTTTTTAACGAGTATCAGCCCGTGGTTTCACTGGTCGATGGCGAGCTGGCAAGCCTGGAGGTGTTGGTGCGTTGGCAGCACCCGAAACATGGGCGGGTGATGCCCGACCAGTTTATTTATCTGGCCGAGGAGCAGGGGCTGATTGACGATCTGACCCGCTGGGTGATCGGGGAGGCGTTGCAGCAATCAATGCGCTGGAAAAAAATGGTATTCACTGTGCTTTGTCGGTCAATCTGTCGATGGATAATCTGGAACAGTTGGATTTCACGGATTGGCTGCAGAGTGCGCTTCAGGATGCCGACCTGA
- a CDS encoding PAS domain S-box protein has protein sequence MKAQSNKIVERLAAHRTYAVVLRWAVLSLGILVLGLHFHEFSLSSDFLAVSTEAWWRYVGEGALLILILALVMLAASNDRKRQVLEQSLDNELVLFRQLAESVQEVFWLTEVESGQLLYVSPAYEPLWGRSRASLLADPDQWFDAVIPEHQQRVAEMREQQIGGRYDIEYEIQRPDGSRRWVHDRAFPVRNDQGQVVRLAGFASDVTDQRWLSQALVRQDRLLNIATQMARVGGWSADLIAERVTLNDEACAIFDVPSGTVFTLEQAFSYYTPQFQRQVSEAVDHAIQEKAPIDLEAQIVTAVGRYIWIRVQAHPILNGQAEVVRLEGAVQDVTERKHASSLLAQGIQRFREFANAMPHLVWTADLAGRLDYGNRMLEEFLGCEHDDPLLDDTWRQAIEADDKSRYNLAWDMALDQGGRLELEVRLRRFDGARRWHALQAMPIKDPHGRTIKWYGSAIDVHERRESEERAKRLAERLATTLESITDAFFTLNTEWVFTYVNREAERLLKRSRDELLGQRLWDAFPDALGTEFERRYRQAVATGVKVSFEAYFEPLGYWSSVNVFPSSDGLAVYFQDVTERRRAEEEQQRIQELERSRELAEMASATKSRFLATMSHEVRTPINGIVGMVDVLHQTSLRGHQVEMVDIIRESAQSLLGIVDDILDFSKIEAGKLELSPVPFSPSALVRSVCLLLDRMALNQGVELTLFSDPALPAQVLGDELRIRQVLLNLVNNAIKFSSKMDRQGSVAVRLYVAGRTSDRVHLAFHVIDNGIGMTLETQQRLFSPFTQADVSTTRQYGGTGLGLSISYSLIQAMEGDIKVSSELHKGSEFRVSLELPVVADSLPAPVAPDLSQVHCVVWPQHQGADWEAYLRAAGASVHGPDQVPEFAAQDPSLWLLVCDTGSNGEAMMTFAEHASLPVWPAHYRWLLIGRGYRRRAREDKPGHFCVDSNSLSPMAFLQAVVTTLGKQPEDGHDSLGGHRSEQRTMPNRERALREGRLALVAEDNETNQRVIERQLAMLGFAADLCDDGRQAFRRWQQLRHDYALVLTDLHMPDMDGYALTAAIRQDEAKEGAVAPVPIVALTANAIAGEAERCRQLGFDGYLIKPVLMDTLKASLEQWTGVSPGQSLTGHAESGRVVLVSEALDLRVLQELIGGDDALLAEFVDSFRSSSEELVTRLREAATQQRWGAVADAAHSLKSSARSVGANGLADRSLALERWGRLPDREKSLAGELLNNFEAEWRRVQTALQQVQIYLNQQLRG, from the coding sequence ATGAAAGCACAGTCAAATAAAATAGTCGAGCGGTTGGCGGCGCACCGAACCTATGCGGTGGTCCTGCGGTGGGCGGTTCTGTCCTTGGGCATATTGGTCCTCGGGCTGCATTTTCACGAGTTCTCTTTATCTTCAGATTTTTTGGCGGTAAGCACGGAAGCCTGGTGGCGCTACGTTGGGGAGGGCGCGCTGCTGATCCTGATTCTCGCGTTGGTGATGTTGGCGGCGAGCAATGACCGGAAACGCCAGGTATTGGAGCAGTCACTTGACAATGAACTGGTGTTGTTTCGCCAACTGGCGGAAAGTGTCCAGGAGGTTTTCTGGCTGACGGAAGTGGAATCCGGGCAGTTGTTGTATGTTTCCCCTGCCTATGAACCTTTGTGGGGACGGTCCCGAGCGTCGCTACTGGCCGACCCCGATCAGTGGTTCGATGCGGTGATTCCTGAACATCAGCAACGTGTCGCTGAAATGCGCGAACAGCAGATTGGGGGTCGTTATGACATCGAATATGAAATTCAACGCCCCGATGGCAGTCGGCGCTGGGTGCATGATCGGGCTTTTCCAGTGCGTAATGATCAAGGACAGGTGGTGCGACTGGCGGGTTTTGCATCGGATGTAACGGATCAGCGTTGGCTGTCTCAAGCGCTGGTGCGGCAAGACCGTCTTCTGAATATCGCCACTCAGATGGCGCGCGTGGGAGGCTGGTCGGCGGATCTGATTGCCGAACGGGTCACATTGAATGACGAAGCCTGTGCCATTTTTGATGTACCGTCCGGCACCGTGTTCACGCTTGAACAGGCCTTCAGTTATTACACGCCGCAATTCCAGCGTCAGGTGTCTGAAGCTGTGGATCATGCCATTCAGGAGAAAGCCCCCATAGACCTGGAGGCGCAAATTGTCACGGCGGTGGGGCGTTATATCTGGATTCGGGTCCAGGCACATCCCATACTGAACGGGCAGGCTGAAGTGGTGCGCCTGGAAGGCGCTGTGCAGGATGTGACCGAGCGCAAACATGCCTCGTCGTTGCTGGCCCAGGGTATTCAGCGCTTTCGTGAGTTTGCCAACGCCATGCCCCATCTGGTCTGGACCGCGGATCTGGCAGGACGTCTGGATTATGGCAACCGGATGCTGGAGGAATTTCTTGGCTGTGAGCACGACGATCCGCTATTGGATGATACCTGGCGGCAAGCCATTGAGGCGGATGATAAAAGCCGCTATAACCTCGCCTGGGATATGGCCCTGGATCAGGGCGGGCGCCTGGAGCTGGAGGTCCGTTTGCGCCGCTTCGATGGCGCCCGGCGTTGGCATGCTCTGCAGGCCATGCCGATAAAGGACCCCCACGGACGGACGATCAAGTGGTACGGCAGCGCCATCGATGTCCATGAGCGGCGCGAAAGTGAGGAGCGTGCCAAACGCTTGGCAGAGCGTCTGGCAACGACACTGGAAAGTATCACTGATGCGTTTTTCACGCTCAACACTGAGTGGGTTTTCACCTATGTAAATCGGGAGGCGGAGCGGCTGTTAAAACGGTCTCGAGACGAACTGCTGGGGCAACGCCTGTGGGACGCCTTCCCGGATGCACTGGGGACCGAATTTGAACGCCGTTACCGTCAGGCGGTAGCGACTGGCGTCAAAGTGTCGTTTGAGGCCTACTTTGAACCACTGGGTTATTGGTCATCGGTCAATGTTTTTCCTTCGTCGGACGGCCTCGCCGTTTATTTTCAGGACGTAACCGAGCGGCGGCGCGCCGAAGAGGAACAGCAGCGTATTCAGGAGCTGGAGCGTTCCCGGGAACTGGCGGAAATGGCCAGCGCCACCAAGTCCCGTTTTCTGGCTACCATGAGCCACGAGGTGCGCACGCCCATTAACGGCATAGTGGGGATGGTGGATGTACTCCACCAGACCAGTCTGCGGGGGCATCAGGTGGAGATGGTCGATATCATCCGGGAGTCGGCCCAGTCCTTGTTGGGTATCGTGGATGATATCCTGGACTTTTCGAAAATTGAGGCGGGCAAGCTGGAACTTTCACCCGTCCCCTTCTCTCCCTCGGCGCTGGTTCGCAGCGTCTGCCTCTTGCTGGACCGGATGGCATTGAATCAGGGTGTTGAGCTGACGCTGTTCTCAGATCCGGCCCTGCCCGCACAGGTTCTGGGTGATGAGCTGCGCATCCGCCAGGTGTTGCTCAATCTGGTCAATAATGCCATCAAGTTCTCCTCCAAAATGGACCGTCAGGGTTCAGTGGCTGTGCGCCTGTACGTGGCTGGGCGCACCAGTGATCGGGTTCACCTGGCCTTTCATGTGATCGATAACGGCATCGGCATGACACTGGAGACGCAGCAACGACTGTTCAGCCCTTTTACCCAGGCGGATGTATCCACCACCCGGCAATACGGTGGAACGGGGCTGGGATTAAGTATCAGCTACAGTCTGATACAGGCAATGGAGGGCGACATCAAAGTGTCCAGCGAGCTTCACAAGGGATCTGAGTTTCGTGTATCCCTTGAATTGCCGGTTGTGGCGGACAGTCTGCCAGCACCGGTGGCACCCGATCTGAGTCAGGTCCACTGTGTGGTTTGGCCGCAGCACCAGGGGGCGGATTGGGAGGCCTATTTGCGTGCGGCAGGCGCCAGTGTCCACGGCCCGGATCAAGTGCCTGAGTTTGCCGCCCAGGATCCATCACTATGGTTACTGGTGTGCGATACCGGTTCCAATGGTGAAGCGATGATGACTTTCGCGGAGCATGCGTCATTGCCGGTGTGGCCAGCGCATTATCGTTGGTTATTGATTGGGCGGGGTTACCGGCGTCGGGCGCGAGAAGATAAACCGGGGCATTTTTGCGTTGATAGCAACAGCCTTTCGCCAATGGCGTTTTTACAGGCCGTGGTGACGACCTTGGGGAAACAACCTGAAGATGGACATGATTCGCTCGGTGGACACCGTTCAGAGCAGCGGACGATGCCGAACCGGGAGCGGGCGCTGCGCGAAGGGCGGCTGGCGTTGGTAGCCGAAGACAACGAAACCAACCAGCGGGTCATTGAGCGGCAGTTGGCGATGTTGGGCTTTGCTGCAGATCTGTGTGACGATGGCAGGCAAGCGTTTCGTCGATGGCAACAGCTTAGGCACGATTACGCTCTGGTGCTGACGGACTTGCATATGCCGGATATGGACGGCTACGCCCTGACTGCCGCTATTCGACAGGATGAAGCGAAGGAGGGCGCTGTTGCCCCGGTCCCTATTGTGGCACTTACCGCCAATGCGATCGCTGGCGAGGCCGAACGGTGTCGGCAACTGGGTTTCGATGGTTACCTGATAAAGCCCGTGTTAATGGATACGCTGAAAGCGTCGTTGGAGCAATGGACAGGTGTGTCTCCGGGGCAATCGTTGACAGGACATGCAGAAAGCGGACGGGTAGTGCTGGTTTCCGAGGCCCTGGATTTGCGGGTGTTACAGGAGCTGATCGGTGGCGATGATGCCCTGTTAGCGGAATTTGTGGATAGCTTCCGGAGCAGTTCAGAGGAGTTGGTGACACGCCTGCGGGAAGCGGCGACCCAACAACGGTGGGGTGCGGTTGCCGATGCGGCGCACTCCCTGAAGTCGTCGGCCCGGTCGGTTGGCGCCAATGGTTTGGCTGACCGGTCACTCGCTCTGGAGCGCTGGGGGCGTTTGCCTGACCGAGAGAAGTCTCTGGCCGGTGAGTTGTTGAACAATTTTGAAGCCGAGTGGCGTCGGGTGCAAACGGCGTTGCAACAAGTCCAGATCTATTTGAACCAGCAGTTGCGAGGGTGA
- a CDS encoding EAL domain-containing protein: MDNLEQLDFTDWLQSALQDADLKPWDLILEITESRPMRRPEIVLDNLTRLRLKGFKLAIDDFGTGHASLAQIRDIPFDQFKLDRSFVHGVGQERRIRVMFESALGLAKELGLEITAEGVEDENDWQFLRQHDCHKAQGYFIARPLPADQVSGWLDQWRDETSKALFPHLNASTIHESSTSGAGPSSKGPALIVEDNDFQRKVQARIMREEGFEPYLAASAQEALEALRELRPSLIMIDIEMPGMNGLDLLRRLRGTRVFARTPVLVISGVNTKTVVQDSLSAGATSFMVKPYNRQTLIERVNRALQGA; this comes from the coding sequence ATGGATAATCTGGAACAGTTGGATTTCACGGATTGGCTGCAGAGTGCGCTTCAGGATGCCGACCTGAAGCCCTGGGACCTGATTCTGGAAATTACCGAGAGTCGGCCCATGCGTCGTCCGGAAATCGTACTGGATAATCTGACCCGCCTTCGGTTGAAGGGCTTTAAGCTTGCCATTGACGATTTCGGCACCGGCCATGCATCCCTGGCTCAGATTCGGGATATTCCTTTTGACCAGTTCAAGCTGGATCGGAGTTTTGTTCATGGTGTCGGGCAGGAGCGTCGAATTCGGGTCATGTTTGAATCGGCCCTGGGGTTGGCAAAAGAGTTGGGGCTGGAAATTACGGCCGAGGGCGTGGAAGACGAAAACGATTGGCAGTTCCTACGCCAACACGATTGCCACAAAGCGCAGGGTTACTTTATTGCTCGCCCTCTACCCGCCGATCAGGTGAGTGGCTGGTTAGATCAGTGGCGCGACGAGACCAGTAAAGCGCTATTTCCCCATCTCAATGCCAGCACCATTCATGAGTCTTCCACTAGTGGTGCCGGGCCGTCCTCCAAAGGACCGGCACTTATCGTCGAAGACAATGACTTTCAGCGTAAGGTCCAGGCGAGAATCATGCGGGAGGAGGGCTTTGAGCCGTATCTCGCCGCCAGCGCCCAGGAGGCGCTGGAAGCGCTGAGAGAACTGCGTCCCAGCTTGATTATGATTGACATCGAGATGCCCGGAATGAACGGCCTGGATCTGCTTCGGCGATTACGGGGTACCCGGGTGTTCGCCCGCACGCCGGTGTTGGTGATTTCCGGTGTCAATACCAAAACGGTGGTGCAGGACAGTCTGTCGGCGGGCGCCACGAGCTTTATGGTCAAGCCCTACAACCGTCAGACGCTCATCGAGCGCGTTAACCGGGCACTCCAGGGAGCCTAG
- a CDS encoding sigma-54-dependent transcriptional regulator: protein MTQAARQASPDTVRPRILVVEDDAALREALADTLELASYDVIEADSGEQALAKLNADSDCQMIVSDVNMSGMSGQELLQAVKQQYPQIPMMLITAYASINQSVDAIKQGAVDYLVKPFEPALLVDTLARHLGSAPVGDEPVVRAASSQRLLQLAQRVAQSESTVLILGESGTGKEVLARYIHNHSPRHHKPFVAINCAAIPENMLEAMLFGHEKGAYTGAHASAPGKFEQANGGTLLLDEISEMNVGLQAKLLRVLQEREVERLGGRKTIPLDVRVIATSNRDMREQVANGQFREDLYYRLSVLPLQWAPLRERREDIVPLAEQLLRKHAQKQRRGWVQLTDSARAALTDYAWPGNVRELDNVMQRALILQPGDLIQAEDLGLEADRAYADVASSTGSGAARNDANPVDVAHDNDVSASALPTTDPAAPASGTSVEQPALGSDLKRREFEIIVNTLNSERGSKKRTAERLGISPRTLRYKMARLREAGFPVDGLA, encoded by the coding sequence ATGACGCAAGCAGCACGACAGGCTTCCCCGGACACGGTCCGGCCCCGCATTCTTGTGGTGGAGGATGATGCGGCACTGCGAGAGGCGCTGGCGGATACGCTGGAGCTGGCGAGCTATGATGTCATTGAGGCCGACAGTGGCGAGCAGGCGCTGGCTAAACTCAATGCCGATAGCGACTGTCAGATGATTGTGTCAGACGTCAATATGAGCGGCATGAGCGGACAGGAATTGCTGCAGGCGGTGAAGCAGCAATACCCGCAGATTCCCATGATGTTGATCACGGCTTATGCGAGCATCAATCAGTCCGTCGATGCCATCAAGCAGGGCGCGGTGGATTATCTGGTCAAGCCATTTGAACCCGCCCTGTTGGTGGACACCCTGGCGCGTCACCTCGGCTCCGCGCCGGTGGGAGATGAGCCGGTGGTTCGGGCCGCGTCCAGTCAGCGACTCTTGCAATTGGCACAGCGAGTGGCTCAGTCGGAATCGACCGTATTGATCCTCGGTGAATCCGGTACCGGGAAAGAGGTGCTGGCACGCTACATTCACAACCACTCGCCGCGTCATCACAAGCCGTTTGTCGCAATCAACTGCGCGGCCATTCCCGAGAACATGCTGGAGGCGATGCTGTTCGGTCATGAGAAAGGCGCCTACACGGGGGCTCATGCCAGCGCGCCAGGCAAGTTCGAACAGGCCAACGGCGGCACCTTATTGCTGGATGAAATTTCGGAAATGAATGTCGGGTTGCAAGCCAAACTACTGCGTGTGCTTCAGGAGCGGGAAGTGGAGCGTCTGGGTGGGCGCAAGACCATCCCGCTGGATGTCCGGGTGATTGCTACCTCGAATCGCGATATGCGCGAGCAAGTGGCCAACGGGCAATTCCGGGAAGATCTGTACTATCGGTTGAGTGTGCTGCCCTTACAGTGGGCGCCACTGAGGGAGCGACGGGAAGATATCGTGCCTCTGGCTGAACAGCTGTTGCGCAAGCACGCCCAAAAACAGCGGCGCGGCTGGGTGCAACTGACCGACTCAGCCCGGGCAGCGCTCACCGATTATGCCTGGCCCGGGAACGTGCGTGAACTGGACAATGTTATGCAGCGGGCGTTGATTCTTCAGCCGGGTGATCTCATCCAGGCCGAAGATCTGGGGCTTGAGGCGGACCGGGCGTATGCGGATGTGGCGTCGAGTACAGGTTCGGGCGCCGCACGGAATGATGCGAACCCGGTTGATGTCGCCCATGACAATGATGTGTCGGCCTCTGCACTGCCGACCACGGACCCTGCTGCTCCGGCTTCCGGCACGTCGGTCGAACAACCGGCTTTGGGCAGCGACCTGAAGCGCCGGGAATTTGAAATCATCGTCAATACTCTCAACAGTGAGCGCGGCAGTAAAAAACGCACCGCGGAACGGTTGGGCATCAGTCCGAGAACTTTGCGGTATAAAATGGCTCGCCTGCGTGAAGCCGGTTTTCCGGTGGATGGGTTGGCGTAG
- the fliE gene encoding flagellar hook-basal body complex protein FliE, whose amino-acid sequence MTDRVDINRLLVEMRSLKSQTQAFQKPQGINPISEGQPGLRTEAGRDVPGFGEVMAQALNKVNDTQKASGALQAAYERGEPGVDITDVMVASQKSSVAFQATLQVRNKLVEAYRDIMNMPI is encoded by the coding sequence ATGACCGATCGCGTTGACATCAACCGCCTCCTGGTGGAAATGCGCTCCCTCAAATCCCAGACCCAGGCCTTCCAGAAGCCCCAGGGCATCAACCCCATAAGCGAGGGGCAGCCCGGGTTGCGCACGGAAGCCGGCCGGGACGTCCCCGGGTTCGGTGAAGTCATGGCTCAGGCTCTCAACAAAGTCAACGACACCCAGAAGGCCTCGGGCGCCCTGCAGGCGGCCTACGAGCGAGGCGAGCCGGGCGTCGACATCACCGATGTCATGGTCGCGTCCCAGAAATCCAGCGTCGCCTTTCAGGCCACCCTTCAGGTGCGCAACAAGCTGGTTGAAGCCTATCGCGACATCATGAATATGCCGATCTGA